GGAGCTGGTTAAATCCAAAACATGCAAAATTTGACACAACTACTGTAGAAGGCACAGCGGTAGATAATCCAGCAAACTACTATGAAAGCTCGCTTTCTGATTGGCATACCTTTGACAGTTTAAAAGCTGATATTGAATGCGATGTGGTGGTTATTGGTGGTGGTTTATTAGGTTCATCTACGGCCTTACATTTAGCTGAACAAGGCGTAGAGACTGTTTTATTAGAAAAAAACCGCGTAGGTAGCGCAGCTTCTGGTCGAAATGGTGGACAACTCACCCCTGGTTTAGCTCGTTGGGAAGCCCAAGAAATGGCCGATCGCTTAAGCTACGAAGATGCCAAAAAACTCTGGCATTTTACCTCTACGGAAGCCATGCAGCTGATTGATGACATCTCAGAAAAATACCAGCTCAACTTTGACCGAAAACATGGTCACATTACTGCTGCCGTTCATGAAGGACATTTAGTTGGTTTAACACAAGGCGCCGATGCACGAAAATATTTAGGTGAAGACCATACCCGTATTGTGGGTAAACACGAACTCATGGACTTTATTAAGTCTGACTATTACACAGGTGGTTTAATTGATGAGTTGGGTGGACAAATCCATCCTTTAGCTTTAAACCGCGGTTTAATTTATGGCTTTTGCAAAAATGGCGGTACTGTTTATGAACAAACAGAAGTCCTTTCAATAGAAGAAAAATCAGATGGTATTTATGTTCAAACAGCAAATGCCATCGTAAAAGCTAAAAAGTCTGTGGTGTTAGCAGTACACCATGCTTCTTTTAAACTTTTATCAGAGCAAAACAATACCACTATCCCTTTCTATACTTATGTTGCAACGACTGCCCCGCTAGAGCTTGATACAAAAGAGCTTTTGCCATTTGGGCATCCAGTTTACGACACCCAGTTCCAGATTGATTACTACCGTCCCGTGTTTAATAACCGCTTATTATTTGGAGGCCAAGGCACAGGAACATGCTGGGGTCCAGAGAAAACTTTAAATTATCTAGAGCATCGAATTCATACCGTGTTCCCGCAAATTAAAAATCTAGAAATGGATTTTGTCTGGAGTGGAACCACTGATTTAACCGTAAATGGTGCAGTCGATAGCCGTAAGTTTGGCAATAAATTCCCAATTTATGCTGTTCACGGCTGGAGTGGTCATGGCGTTGCACAGACTGTACGTATTGGTAGAGCCATTGCGAATGACTTTGTTGGGCAATCTAACGATTTTGAAATGTTATCTAAAATTGATCATCAAAATATTATGTTTGGTCGTACCCTTGCCCCCGTTGTTATTCCACTCGCGAAAAGTATGTATGGCATCGGTGCAATGATTAATCCGGGCAAAATGGTATCTTTCTAATTTATAAAATAACCAGTTTTCAAAAAGGGATTCGTATAGTTTGTACGGATCCCTTTTATTTAGCTGAGTAAAATCCTTTTCAAACTAGGTTATCCCTAACTAATCTATTACAATAGCGCCAGCTTTTTTATTCAGCGCATATATTTTGAGCAATTCATCTTCCCAATTAAAACGCGGACTTAAAAATCGCCATATCCAGTTAATTGCCATGGGTGGTGCTGTCGGGACAGGTTTATTTTTAGGCTCTGCACAAGTCATCCAGTCTGCTGGTCCTTCTATTATTTTAGGTTATGCCATTGTCGGTTTGGTCGCATTTCTAATTATGCGCCAAATGGGTGAAATGATCGTAGAAGAACCTGTGGTTGGTTCCTTTAGTTACTTTGCACAAAAATATTGGGGCAAGTTCCCTGGTTTTTTATCGGGCTGGAACTATTGGGTGGTTTATATTTTGGTCGCGATGACCGAGCTGACAGCCGTTGCTAAATATGTGCATTACTGGTGGCCCCACATTCCTGCTTGGATATCAGCCTTATTTTTCTTTGTTTTAGTCACGTGTTTAAACTTAGGCAATGTTAAGTTTTATGGTGAATCTGAGTTTTGGTTAGCCATTATTAAAGTTGCAGCGGTCATTGCCATGATCGTGTTTGGCTTATATTTATTGCTTACCACAGGTAATGATTCTATCGCTAGCTTTGCAAACCTATGGCAGCATGGCGGATTTTTCCCACATGGGTTCTCGGGCCTATTTTATATGCTCGCCTTTTTAATGTTTGCTTTTGGCGGTATTGAACTGATTGGGATGACTGCAGCTGAAGCCGAAAATCCTGAAAAAAGCATTCCACAAGCCATTAACCAAGTTATCTTTCGAATCTTAGTTTTCTATGTGGCTTCGCTTGCTATCATTATGTCGCTCATTCCTTGGAATCAGCTTGACCTCGGTGGTTTAGATAAAAGCCCATTTGTGATGATTTTTAGCCAGCTTGGTATTGGCTGGGCAGCGCATTTGCTCAACTTTATTATTTTGACGGCTGCACTATCAGTTTATAACAGCGGTATGTACGCAAACAGCCGTATGTTATATGGCCTAGCAGTACAAGGTCACGCATCCAAAATTTTTACAAAAGTCAGCAAACAAGGGGTTCCAACGCCTGCTGTTATCTTTTCTTCTATTCTGATTTTTGGTTGTGTATTACTGAACTATTTTATCCCAGAACAAGCTTTAAGCTATCTCATGTACATGGCTGTAGCTGCACTGGTTTTAAACTGGGCAATTATTAGCTTTACTCATTTAAAGTTTAAACACGCCATGAAGCTTGAAAATAAAGTTGCCAAATTCCCCGCTCTATTTTCACCCTTGAGTAACTATATTGTTTTGATTTTTATTGGCATGATTTTATACATCATGTGGACTCAAGGATTTGAAAAATCGGTGATTTTAATTCCAATCTGGATTACCTTCATGTTTGGACTATATAAATTTTTAAGTTGGAAAAAATCAATCTAATCTTTAAAGAAGGCTTATTCAAACAGGATAAGCCTTTTATCATTTTACAGCTCATTACCCTAAGTAACTTCAGAAAATCTACTCAAAAAACCCTTCACATTCTATTCATCATTATTGAAATGTTCTTTGCTAGACACACTGATATGTAAGCCTTAGTCATTCTAAACATTGGTATTTAATGAGATAATTATTAAAGTACAAGTGTTTACATGATCTATAAATATTTGTGTCAATGTTCAGCTAAAATCAAAGCAGACCAGTTATCGTTGCAATCACTCAACAGGCAAAAGATACTCCATCGTAAGACAGGTTCTTTACCCACTTAAATGATTTAGCGCCGTACTGTGTCTCTCAATGATGAAAGACAGGAAATTTTATGGAAAAAGCTCTGCAATGTCCTAAGTGTGGTTCTACAGAAATTGAAGCACGTGACCATGACAAATTACTTAGAACAACTGGTGGTGTTTTACTGACAGCTGCTGGCACAACTGCAGGTACGGTAGGTGGTGCAGCAACTGGCGCGACTGTTGGAGCAGCTATTGGTACTGTTGCTGGCCCTTTAGGCGTGATTGTTGGTGGAACTGTAGGGACTTTTGTTGGTGCCATTAGTGCAGGAATTACTGGCGGTGTCGTTGGTAATATTTTTGGTAAAAAAGCAGGCGTGATGATCGATAAAAATATTTTTCAAGACTATCGCTGCTTGAAATGTAATTATCGTTTTAAGCAAAAGAAGTAAAACGAATTAAGCCGGAGAACTAGTTGCTCTAGCTCTCCGGCGTAACCAAAAATTTATAAACCAGCTGGAATAATAATTTACTTAGCTACTCCATCTTGTTGATACTTTGGTGAACGTGGACCATATAACAACCCCATACCCGGATTATAATTAGTCGGGGTAAAAAGTTGAGTATTTACCATGCCTGCTAATGGATAAGCGCGGTCAGTTAAGCTGCCAGCAATCTGTTCCACTAAAGCACCAACGACCATTCCGATTAAACCCGAATTACCATTATCACTTCCTTGAACAAGTTTTTTCTCACCTGTCCAAATCACATCTCCAGTTTTTAAATCAACAAGCTTTGCATCAACACTAACTGTAGCCACACTTTGAACCACTTGATATTTAGTACCATATTCTTTAATTCGAATATATAAAGCAGCATCGGCGCCAAAAATCTCTTGCAACTTCTGAGGTGCAATTGACTGTGCATCACTGCCATTAGTAACACCATTCTCTTTAAACATATTGTCTACAACAGAGATGGGAAAAACGTAATAACCAGCTTCCGCTACAGGTGCCACTACAGTAGGCCAATAACTATAAGTCGCTTTTACATCTGGTGAATCATTGACTGGCGGTAATACCAAAATCGATTTTGGCATATGAGCTTTATAAGCTGTAATATCTTTATTAGGTGATGGAGTAACAGCACAGCCCGTAAATGCAAGGCTAGAGATGACCAAACCAGCAATTAAAAATTTCTTAATCATGATTTTGTATACTCACCCTTAGCCTTCATTTTTTGCAATAAGCGATCCATTAAAACTGTAGATTCTGGATATACTTGTTTTTCAAGCTGGAAATACTCAATTGCTTTTTGAGAATTATTTTCTTGCAAATACAATAATCCCAAATGAGCATATAAACCTGGTGGAACAGCTAAGCCCTTACCTTTTGTTTGTTCAATTTCAGCTTCTAATTTTGCGATTTGCGTACTTGGCGTAGCTTTTTCAGGTGCGTTATACATCAAATAGGTTTGATGAGTATAAGTTCCCCAATTATATAAAGGCTGAGGACCAGCGGCACAACCAACCAATCCTATAGCAAGAAAACTGCTCAAAAGAATTTTTTGCATTTAACAAATATCCAAAATTATTGAACAGACCAACGGTTATTTTGAATATCTGTTACTAGATTATTAACTGCTTCACGAACAGCTAAATCGAGTACTTTGCCATTTAAAGTAGAATCATAAGAAGCTGTAGAACCAAAACCTAATACTTCACGAGCTCCTAGTGCATATTCACCAGCGCCTTGTACGGAATGCACAACTTCTGATGTTTTAACATCAACAATATTTAAATTAACTTTTGCATAAGCAACTTGCTGTTTACCACGCCCTAAAATACCAAATAATTGTTGATCGCCTACTTCTTTTCGACCAAACTCAGATACATCACCAGTAATAACGTAACGAGCGCCCTTAATAGCTTGATTCGTATTGCTATAACCTACTTCTTGTTTAATTTCAGATAAATTATCGCGATTTAAAACTGTAAAATAACCAGTTTGCTGTAAATGTGTCTCAAGAATAGTTTTTGCTTGTCCGCCTAGACGGTCTACATTATCAGAGAAAACACCTCTCATATAACTAGAGCGATTATCAAATTTACCAATAGAAACTGGAGCTTTTACTCCATTATATTTAATTTGTGTTGTTGCTACAGCCACTTGCGGGCTTTGTATCGTTCTTGAAGTTTCAGTAGTTGAACATGCCATTAAACTGAAAGAACTCAAAGTAGTAATGATTAATATTTTTTTCATAGTTACTCTACAACAATCACAAAATACAAAGAATATATATTATATACAAAAAGATTATCGAACAATTCAATAATGTAACCATTAAGTAAAAAGTATATTTTCTGAACTTCTATTTAATAAAAAAACTCCTATTTTATAAGAGTTTTTCGAAGTTAGTTGCAGTGATATATGTCTGTAATCATTTTAAGTAATTTTAAAAAATATTATAAATACAGGAATAAAGCGAGTAACGATTTTTTCTGGCTTTACATCTGATTTTTAGTATCTTTTCTTAATTATGCCCTCACTTCATTTACCCAAAGAAATTAGAAAATATTCCAATAACCGCTCTCTTTCATCGGGTTTGTTTGGGTCTAAAAGCTGAACCATGGCCCCATCAATTACAAACAAAAACATATGCGCCTCTTGTTTTGAGGCATTTGGATGGCTCGTTAAAAGCAATTGATAGATTTCATTAATCAGCCAGTTTCGATAGTCAACAACGACCTGATAGGCCTTTGGATACGTTTTCGCTATCTCGAAAATAGCTTTAAATGGCAAATGATAGAGTCCGTCTAAGTCGGCATGTAAAAAGTAAAGTTTGCGAAGCTTTTCAAGCAGCGTTAAATCTTTTTGAACATAGATAATTGAAAGCACCTCATGTTTAAGCCCATCTTTTTGAAAGGTTAGGCTCATTTCAATAAGTCGTTCTTTTGAATGAAAGTAATTATAAAAAGTTGCTTTTGAAGTTTTTGAAGATTCAAGTATGCGGTCCACTCCGACTTTATGAAAACCATATTTATTAAACAAGAATCTTGAAGTATGAAGCACGCTTAAAGCACGAAATGGAAGATCTGAATGTGGCATAGTTTTTACCGTTATAAAATTCTTGTTGTAAGTGAGATACTTTTTTGGGAGAAAAAAAGGCATAGCAAAGCCTATAAAGACTGTGCTTGGCACATCTCAAGTTTTATTGTTGCTAAGTTTTAATCGTGACGATTTAAAGCCTGAAAACCTTTAGGTAATCAAACTGCTTTAACGTTTAAGTTGTGTCGATATAGACTTTGGCAAAGGCTGCCAAGAAATAATGAATGTGCAAAGCCAACTCCTTTTTATTGGGAGTTCTGCCAAGTCATTAAAATTATGGTGGCAGAACGAAAGGGGGTTCGCAGACTGGAAACAAAGGAACCAGCACACCCGAGGGTGTCCCCCTTCCGCCCTACCGTAGAGAAAAAGGGGGCGAACGAGTTCCCGACACACAAAATAAGAATTTTGCATATCGACTTTGTTTTCACGGTCTGCGACAACCGACTGGCAATGTGGCCAGCAGGCAAAGAATAGTGCTCTACCCTTTTACAGTCAAGCACACAAAATGACATTTGCTTTAAATTAGATCATTAAAAAGTAAGGATAAATAATGAATGAGTTATTGTTAAAGTGGGGTTTATAAAGGGGTGAAAATTTATATAGATATATTATTTTAGGTGGGTAAATATAGAATATAAAAGAATGGAAAACGATGAAATGAAAATATCTTTATTAGATGTACAAGAAGTATTCAATGATCTGTTAAACCATAAAATCAGCCGAGAGGATGCTGAAGAATGGGCAAGAAAAAGAATGAATGCACTGGATAACCAAGACTTACTTTTTGATCCTCCGATTAAAGAGGAGCTTCTTTGGAAAGCGGTAATATATTTGAGTGGTGTTGGATTAAAAATATCTCCTAATAAATATATGGAAGATGAAATTGGCATTAAAGAAATGTTTAGTACTTATTGGAATCAATAAGTTTTTTAACGAAAATTTATACCCCAAATTATAAGATAATTAAATTAAAACAACATTCTAAATAAAAAAAGCTAAGCCCGATAACCGTGACCTAGCTTTTAAAAATAATTTAACAGGCTCTATCTAGAAAATTTATGGTCTTTAGGAAGTGGAGCATTACATGGCTGATCCGTCTTTACATCGACCATTTTCACAGGCCCATCGTTGTAGATTGTTACCTTACAGCCTTTTACGACATATTCCTGTTGAATGCCACCGTACATTTCATCCTCAGAAACAGCAGATGCAACATCACACGCATCGTCAGCACGGCATATCGCCTCTTGCCCACCAACCTCTACAGCTTCTGCTCCAGCAGCTTCCATTGCATCTACAGCACTCTCCTGTAATTCAGCATCTACAGCCTGTATCTTTGCAGCATATGTATTTGAAAGATTCATCATAAGAAAAATTGCAAGAAATAACTTACTACAGTGATTTATTAAATTCATAATTATCATCCATCAGGTCAGTATTCATAGAATGCATTACTCACTATCTTCTTTTTTTAAATTTTCTCGACTGTTCATTTATATGAAATCTCTAAAGATGAATACTGTTTTAATATAGCAACTAGATCCTCTAAAACCTCTTTTGAATCAAAGTTATCTTTAGAATACTCAAAATTTATCCATTTAACTTTTAAAGGAAAATCGCACAGTACATCAGCAAATGCATTAATGTTATAACCTAAGTATCCTAATACTCCATAAACCTCCTCTCCAAAATAACAATACACATCTTCTTCACACAATAGGTATTTACCATCAACAGTTATATTTAATGATAAAGGTTCTCTTCTTTCGTTCATTCTAAAATAAGCAAAATCTAACCAGCAACTTTTTTCCAGTTTTGTAAAATTAACCCATATCTTTTTATCTACAGTTTCATTTGAAAGACGAATTAATAGTTCTTCTTTCTTTTTAAATTTTTCAAAATCTTCTAAGTTATTTTTCCCTATAAGATCAGAAACTGGATCAAATTCAATAGAGAGTTCTTCACCGTTAAAAGTAAAATTTTTAGAAAGAAATAAGCGATTTTCTATATTATTTTCTTTTAATTCTGTAGTGAGCTTATGCAGAGATTGAAGCATTATATAACAGTAGCAATAATTATCTTTTCCAAGATAATTACTAAAAATTCCCAAAGACTTTTCAAGTTGTTGTAAATCATTGAAGTTACTTGCTACAACTTTATTATTATCAACATATATTTTTTCAAAATAAATTCCATCAATAATCTCATCTTTTTCTTCTTCGTAAATGTACTTACATAAGTTTAGTTCAAACAATTTCCGATTGTCCCAATTCTCAGATATATTGATTAAACATTTTATCATATATAACTAATATTAAATAATTTTTATAGATACATATATGAACTAAACTAGATATGTATCAACTCCTGTTTTTCTTAATTCATATTGCAACCCAGAAGCTAAAGCAACAATCGTTAATACAGCAAAAAATGGATTTGTCATAGATTCTTTCAACGAATGATCGTGAAGCATGAGCTTAATCCCATCTGTATATCCTCTTTCATTGACGATAGCGAACATTGTTCCAATTTCTAATCCTTTTAGACTTGATAAATTATCTGAATATCGTTGTTGTATTGCCTTATTTGGTAAGTAAGAGAAGATCTTTAATTCAATTTCATCAAAATTATGATTAACTGTAATAGCCCAAAACTTTTTATTAATTTCAAATATTATACTTTCGACTGGGTCTTCAGAATTAGAATTTTCATCTACAACTAAATAAAGATCATCTATTTTCCGAACTTCGTCAATATTTTTAATTGCATCAAAAATCTCGCTTTGCACCATATTTTTACCTTATTATCAATTTCCAATATCAAAAGTTATATATTTAAAAAAACCACTCTATGAGTAATTTAATTTCTCAGACTATGAAAACTAACGCAACAACTAACTTTAAATATCTTCCCTACTTAATTCTCTAATGAAGTCAATAAATATTTTATTATAAGTTAGCTTAAGTACAACATTATAAATAAAAAGCTAAGCCCCGATTACCGTGACTTAGCTTTGAAAAATAATTTTTAAATTAAAAAATTACTTATTTAATGTCTGTGAATTCAGAAACAGGTTTGTTCACTTCAACTTTAGTGCCACCGAATTTTTCGCTCACAAATTTTTGAACTTTAGGTAAGTGGTAAAGCTCACCAAGTTTCGTATAGATTGGGTCATTTTTATTTGCTTCAGCAACACCCAATAGGTTCACATAAAGCTTAGTAGACTGATCAATAGGCTCACGGAAGATCGCATCTTTCATTACATTTAAGCCACCTTCAAGCGCCAATGTATTACCAAGTACAATCGCATCTACATCGTTTTTAACACGAACTGCCGTAGTCATTTGAATTGGTTTTAATTTCAAATTCTTAGGGTTTTCAGCGATGTCGTTCGTAGTTCCTTTTACCGGGTCAAAGTTCGGTTTAAGTTTAATCAGCTTAGCAGACTGTAATAATGTTAAAGCACGTGCTTCATTGGCAGTATCGTTTGGAATCGCGATGGTCGCGCCTTGTGGGAATTCTTCAACAGATTTAACTTTATTTGCATAAATACCCATTGGCTCTAAGTAAGTTGTCGCAACAGCCGCAACTTTAGCAGTATTTGAAGAATTATAAGCTGCCAAATAGTTGAATGACTGGAACGCATTTACGTCTTGTTCGCCACTTGCTACAGATGTATTAAGCACAACGTAGTCAGTCAAGTTGGTCACTTCAAGTTTAATGCCCGCTTGAGCAGTTTCAGGAAGCGTTGCAACGTATTTCCATACATCAGTATCTGAACCTGTTGAAACCAATTTAATTGTGCGTACTGATTCAGTTTTGTCTTTAGCTGAAGCTGTATTTTCAGTTTGTGCAGGTTGTTTGTTACATGCAGACAGTGTTAGTACAGATGCGCTGAACAGGACACTAAATAATTTTTTCATAGATATATCCTAAACTAGGAAATGCCTACTCTACAAAAGAGTGAGACATTACCAACCATTGGGTCAAATGCAATTTTTGGGTGGAAATAATATCCAGATATAGGGTTTAGAAGACTGAATTCAGCATTATTCCTTCCTTGAACTTACTCGCTGAACGATAGAATTATGTTTTGAATCAGTTTCTAAATATGGCCTCATCATATATCAATAAATGAATATTCTACAAATAACTTGTTCGATTCTGATATATAGACCTGTTATTGCTAAGGTATTGAAAACATAAAACATATTATATAAAGATAGTAATTTTGATTAAAATATACACTCGATTGATTTATATGAAATTTTCGGCATTTATTAGCAATATTTAAGCTAAATAGCGTTGTAATTTTTATTTTAGGCATAAAAAAAGCCCCTGTTTTCACAGGGGCTTTTCGAATTTGGCGGAAGCGGTGAGATTCGAACTCACGGAGGACTCACACCCTCGTCGGTTTTCAAGACCGGTGCATTAAACCGCTCTGCCACGCTTCCATGTGCGTAAGAATACAAAGCTTATTCATTTTATTCAAGAAAAAAATCACTGCTTTGTGTTCAAGTGCATATTGTTTCATCAATTTTAAAGTTGGGCAGCCAATTCTGCTCCTTCTTTGATCGCACGCTTGGCATCTAGCTCTGCTGCAAGCTTTGCACCACCAATAATATGGTAGTTTGCGATCGTCGACTCGCCTTCTTTTGGCATCAAGTCTTTTACCGACTCTTGCCCTGCACACACCACTACCGTGTCTACACGTAAAAGCTGGTCTTGACCATTATGCTCAATCCAAAGCCCTTCGTCGGTGACTGCTTTATATTGCACACCACGTAACATACGGACACCATGCTTTTTAAGCTGTGCACGATGGACCCAACCCGAAGTTTTGCCAAGTCCAATACCGAGTGGTGTTGTTTTACGTTGCAATAAATAAATTTCACGGATTGCTGGTTCAACGACTGGCGGCTGCATCCCCCCTTCAGAAACATAGTTTGGATCTGGGTCCACACCCCATTCACGTTGCCATTCGGCTAAAGGTTGAGGCTGTGGTTGATGTGGTGGTTTAAGTAAAAACTCAGACACATCAAAACCAATGCCACCCGCACCAATCACTGCAACTTTTTGTCCAACTTCTGCTCCTTTTAGAACTTGAGCATAGGAAAGGACTTGTGGTGCATTACTTCCTTCAATTTTTAATGCACGAGGAATTACACCCGTTGCAACAATCACTTCATCAAAACCTTCACGTTCAAGCTGCTCACGGTTCACGCGAGTATTTAAACGCACATCCACCCCAGTTTTTTCAAGTTGGACTTTAAAGTAGCGAATTGTTTCGTGGAATTCTTCTTTGCCCGGTACGACCTTGGCAAAGTTAAATTGACCACCTACTTCCGCCGTTGCTTCAAATAAAGTAACCGCATGACCACGGCTTGCCGCAACGGTTGCTGCCGACATTCCCGCTACACCGCCACCTACAACAGCTATACGCTTAGGCTGTTTGGTTTTTAAATAGACCAGTTCCGTTTCATGCCCTGCACGCGGGTTCACTAAACATGACACACGTTTATTTTTAAAAGCATGGTCTAAACAAGCTTGGTTACAGGCAATACAGGTATTAATTTCATCAACGCGGTTAGTCGCAGTTTTATTTACCCAAAATGCATCGGCCAATAAAGGACGTGCCATTTGAACCATATCTGCTTTGCCAGTTGCCAAAATTTCTTCGGCAGTTTCAGGCATGTTAATTCGGTTTGACGCAATAATCGGTATAGAAATATGCTGTTTTACATGAGCCGTGTAATCGACAAAAGCTGCACGAGGCACAGACGTGACAATGGTCGGAACACGAGCTTCATGCCAACCAATGCCGGTATTTAATAAAGTGACACCCGCTTTTTCTAAAGCTTTTGCAACAGTCACCACTTCTTGCATAGTGTTGCCATCATGAACTAAATCGAGCAACGACAAGCGGAAACAGATAATAAATTTTTCACCAACTTTGGCACGAATAGCCTTGACGACTTCCACCGGAAAGCGCATACGGTTTTCAATATCACCGCCCCAACGGTCAGTACGCTGGTTCACATGGCTGCTTAAAAACTGGTTAATGAGATAACCTTCCGAGCCCATAATTTCAACGCCGTCATAGCCTGCTTTTTTGGCAATGTCAGCACAATGTGCATAGTCATCGATCGTACTTAAAATATTTTTTTCAGAAAGCTGACGCGGTTTAAATGGGGAAATTGGCGATTTGATCGGACTAGAAGACACTGCAAAAGGTTGATAACCATAACGGCCAGCATGCAAAATTTGCATTAAAATTTTTGAGCCATGCTTATGCACAGCATGTGTAACCAGACGGTGCTGCGGAATATCGGTTAAACCATTCATGGTTCCACCCATGGGTAGTAGCCAACCTTGACGGTTTGGAGAAATCCCCCCGGTCACAATCAGGCCAACCCCACCTTTTGCACGCTCTTCAAAATAAGCTGCCAGTTTTGGGTAATTGTAAAAACGGTCTTCAAGCCCCGTATGCATGGATCCCATCACCACACGGTTTTTAATGGTGGTAAAGCCTAAATGTAATGGTTTTAATAAATTGGCGTAACTTGTCATGCTGCGTCCCAATAATTTTTTGCAACTTGTTGCATAGTACTTTAATACTTTTTTGAAATGTTAGGATGACCACACGTATTTTTTTACGTGTTGAAATTGTCAATTATTCGAGCTTGTGACCCTTCATTTAATTTTTTATGGGCAATTGAAACGTTGAAGCTTTTTCCCATTTAAATAAAGAAAAAAATAGCATCACGACAGCAATCACAGTTCCTACAGGAAACATATTAAGCATTAGAATAGAGATCACTATTGAACCGATACGGCTGCTTGTAGTCCCCGTCTTAACGCTTCTAGCGCATAGGAACTGCATAGCGATTGCGACAATACGCCCTAAAAGACCACCAATAAAGAATTTGGGCATATACACAAATATATTGTAAATCGCATAGATAAGATCTGAAATTAAAATAAACCCCGCGATACGATGCAATGTTGATAAAATTTGATTGTGATGAATTAACATATTTATATTTTTTCCTTTTATAGAATTTCTTCTAAATTGTCATACTAATCGTAAAACTTTATATTTTTCCAATATTAATCTATTTTTCAAATGAAAAAAAAA
This genomic stretch from Acinetobacter pittii harbors:
- a CDS encoding NADPH-dependent 2,4-dienoyl-CoA reductase; amino-acid sequence: MTSYANLLKPLHLGFTTIKNRVVMGSMHTGLEDRFYNYPKLAAYFEERAKGGVGLIVTGGISPNRQGWLLPMGGTMNGLTDIPQHRLVTHAVHKHGSKILMQILHAGRYGYQPFAVSSSPIKSPISPFKPRQLSEKNILSTIDDYAHCADIAKKAGYDGVEIMGSEGYLINQFLSSHVNQRTDRWGGDIENRMRFPVEVVKAIRAKVGEKFIICFRLSLLDLVHDGNTMQEVVTVAKALEKAGVTLLNTGIGWHEARVPTIVTSVPRAAFVDYTAHVKQHISIPIIASNRINMPETAEEILATGKADMVQMARPLLADAFWVNKTATNRVDEINTCIACNQACLDHAFKNKRVSCLVNPRAGHETELVYLKTKQPKRIAVVGGGVAGMSAATVAASRGHAVTLFEATAEVGGQFNFAKVVPGKEEFHETIRYFKVQLEKTGVDVRLNTRVNREQLEREGFDEVIVATGVIPRALKIEGSNAPQVLSYAQVLKGAEVGQKVAVIGAGGIGFDVSEFLLKPPHQPQPQPLAEWQREWGVDPDPNYVSEGGMQPPVVEPAIREIYLLQRKTTPLGIGLGKTSGWVHRAQLKKHGVRMLRGVQYKAVTDEGLWIEHNGQDQLLRVDTVVVCAGQESVKDLMPKEGESTIANYHIIGGAKLAAELDAKRAIKEGAELAAQL